One Paracidovorax avenae ATCC 19860 genomic region harbors:
- a CDS encoding type I secretion system permease/ATPase translates to MNGNSRGAEAEARALPTSALDLKEQQEAGEGTAYGPLHALCLVARLHHIACDPATLAHRLGLAANDRIGTQELLQAARLIGLKARKVRTSAARLPLSPLPAMALVADDAPSARQSGTVKAVVVAQCDGQRVLLQDPSGAGEQGRPTIESVEDFARRWTGELILVSSRASLAGELAKFDFSWFIPSLVKHRKLLGEVLFISLMLQLFALVSPLFFQVVMDKVLVHRGLTTLDVLVAGLVVVVVFESLLNGLRSYVFSHTTSRIDVELGARLFRHLVQLPLAYFQARRVGDSVARVRELENIRSFLTGNALTVVLDVLFSIIFIGVMLVYSVPLTLIVLVSLPLYVGLSLAVVPVLRRRLDHKFARGAENQAMLVETVTGIQTVKASALEPSFARRWDNQLAAYVSASFKTQNLAAWAHEGVGLIGKLVNAATLWYGAHLVMDGGLTVGQFVAFNMFAQRVSQPIMRMAQLWTDFQQTGISMARLGDILNTRTEVPPSSAAQLPPIKGRVTLDGVHFRYRPEAPPVLHGVGLDIRPGEVIGIVGRSGSGKSTLTKLVQRLYVPEQGRILVDGIDISLIDAAQLRRQVGVVLQENLLFNRSVRENIAIADPAAPIEAVVHSARLAGAHDFISELPEGYDTIVGEQGAGLSGGQRQRIAIARALFTNPRILILDEATSALDYESEAIVQRNMAHICKGRTVIIIAHRLSAVRHAHRIIVMDKGRIVEAGPHDALIQRPQGLYAHLWRMQGGGAGNVPPLQPGAQAAQGAAA, encoded by the coding sequence ATGAACGGAAATAGCCGCGGAGCGGAGGCGGAAGCGCGCGCGCTGCCTACGAGTGCGCTCGATTTGAAAGAACAGCAGGAGGCGGGAGAGGGGACGGCTTATGGCCCATTGCATGCCCTGTGCCTGGTCGCCCGGCTGCACCACATTGCCTGCGATCCTGCGACGCTGGCCCACCGGCTGGGGCTGGCGGCCAACGACCGCATCGGCACGCAGGAATTGCTGCAGGCCGCCAGGCTCATCGGCCTGAAGGCCAGGAAGGTCCGCACCAGCGCCGCGCGGCTGCCCCTCAGCCCGTTGCCCGCCATGGCGCTCGTGGCCGACGATGCGCCGTCGGCCCGGCAATCCGGAACGGTCAAGGCCGTCGTGGTGGCGCAATGCGATGGCCAGCGGGTGCTGCTTCAAGATCCATCCGGTGCCGGCGAGCAGGGCCGCCCCACCATCGAATCCGTGGAAGATTTCGCCAGGCGCTGGACCGGCGAATTGATCCTGGTCTCCAGCCGCGCCAGCCTGGCGGGCGAGCTCGCCAAGTTCGATTTCTCCTGGTTCATCCCCAGCCTGGTCAAGCACCGCAAGCTGCTGGGCGAAGTGCTGTTCATCTCGCTGATGCTGCAGCTGTTCGCGCTGGTGAGCCCGCTCTTCTTCCAGGTCGTGATGGACAAGGTGCTGGTGCACCGGGGCCTCACCACGCTGGACGTGCTGGTCGCGGGGCTGGTCGTGGTGGTGGTCTTCGAGAGCCTGCTCAACGGATTGCGCAGCTACGTCTTCAGCCATACGACGAGCCGCATCGACGTGGAACTGGGTGCGCGCCTCTTCAGGCACCTGGTCCAGCTGCCCCTGGCCTACTTCCAGGCCCGGCGGGTGGGGGACTCCGTGGCGCGGGTGCGCGAGCTGGAGAACATCCGCAGCTTCCTCACGGGCAACGCGCTCACCGTGGTGCTCGACGTGCTGTTCTCCATCATCTTCATCGGCGTGATGCTGGTGTACAGCGTGCCGCTCACGCTCATCGTGCTGGTCAGCCTGCCGCTTTACGTGGGCTTGAGCCTGGCCGTGGTGCCCGTCCTGCGCAGGCGGCTCGACCACAAGTTCGCGCGCGGCGCGGAGAACCAGGCGATGCTGGTGGAGACCGTGACGGGCATCCAGACCGTGAAGGCGAGCGCGCTGGAGCCGTCCTTCGCGCGCCGCTGGGACAACCAGCTGGCCGCTTACGTCAGCGCCAGCTTCAAGACCCAGAACCTGGCGGCCTGGGCCCACGAGGGTGTCGGCCTGATCGGCAAGCTCGTCAACGCCGCCACGCTCTGGTACGGCGCCCACCTCGTGATGGACGGCGGGCTGACCGTGGGGCAGTTCGTGGCGTTCAACATGTTCGCCCAGCGGGTCTCGCAGCCCATCATGCGCATGGCGCAGCTGTGGACGGACTTCCAGCAGACCGGCATCTCCATGGCCCGCCTGGGGGACATCCTCAACACCCGCACGGAAGTGCCGCCGAGCAGCGCGGCGCAACTGCCGCCCATCAAGGGCCGGGTCACGCTGGACGGCGTGCATTTCCGCTACCGCCCGGAAGCGCCCCCCGTGCTGCACGGCGTGGGCCTGGACATCCGCCCGGGCGAGGTGATCGGCATCGTGGGCCGCTCGGGCTCCGGCAAGAGCACGCTCACCAAGCTCGTGCAGCGCCTGTACGTGCCCGAGCAGGGCCGCATCCTCGTGGACGGCATCGACATCAGCCTGATCGACGCCGCGCAATTGCGAAGGCAGGTCGGGGTGGTGCTGCAGGAGAACCTGCTGTTCAACCGCAGCGTGCGCGAGAACATCGCCATCGCGGACCCCGCGGCGCCCATCGAGGCGGTGGTGCACTCTGCGCGCCTGGCCGGGGCCCATGACTTCATCAGCGAACTGCCCGAGGGCTACGACACCATCGTCGGCGAGCAGGGTGCGGGCCTCTCGGGCGGGCAACGCCAGCGCATCGCGATCGCCCGCGCGCTCTTCACCAACCCGCGCATCCTCATCCTCGACGAGGCCACGAGCGCGCTGGACTACGAAAGCGAGGCGATCGTGCAGCGCAACATGGCGCACATCTGCAAGGGCCGCACGGTAATCATCATCGCCCACCGGCTCTCGGCCGTGCGGCATGCGCACCGCATCATCGTCATGGACAAGGGCCGCATCGTCGAAGCCGGTCCCCACGATGCGCTCATCCAGCGGCCGCAGGGCCTGTATGCGCACCTCTGGCGCATGCAGGGCGGCGGAGCGG